Genomic window (Vigna unguiculata cultivar IT97K-499-35 chromosome 10, ASM411807v1, whole genome shotgun sequence):
ATACTCCTGATGAAACGTTTTGTCAGCCTCAATGGCATACACATGAAAGGTCTTGTTCTGTTTCGGGTACTGTTTCCTAAACCAACTCCCAATACTAGAACCATAGCTTCTAGCTCCAACATCAACGTACGCGTACCTATCCTTAAAGCTTATATCGACCATTGAAGAAAGGTACCTTATGTTCTTCACGTTTCTCTTCAGAGTGATCCATGGCTTTAGTGGCTCCTCTTCAATTAACGCCTCAGCGTTTCTAACCAACTTTTTCTTGTACTCCGGAACAGAGCATTTTCCATTGGAGTTGGAATTGGAATTGGAATTGGAATCAGAACCAACTCCATAACGCTCTTTCTTCACGACGAGTTCTCTCACCCGAGACATCGATGAATCAAACCCTATTACCTCGTTTATTTTCACCACATTGCAACAAAAATTGAACAAATCAACGAATGAATTAAAACTGTAAGTATCATTGGCCTTTACATGGAACGCGGCAAACCCTTCGGGTTTGAGCGTCCGAGCAATTTCCGCCGCGAACTCCGCCGGCCGCGGCGATCTCTCTAGCGCGCCGTCACCTGCAAACACGAAGTCGAACGTGCCGTTCGCGAACGGAATCCGGCGAGCATCGCCGGCCTTTACCAGCGGCGGCGACGCCTTCTTCGAAATACCGATGGCGTCCGTCACGCCGATCTCGCGCAGCGCGAGGACGTCGCGCCCGGTCGGCGTCTCAAGGCAGAGCGACTTCGCCGCCGGCGATAGGAAGCCACCAGCGATGAGGTCCTGGAACACAGACGAGTAAAACCGAACGCCGCTGATCCAATCCTTGCTGGCGTAGCGCTCGGGTGCCGCCGCGCCGCCGGAGGCGGAGCGAACGGCGAGAGCGCCGGATCTGGTTCCGGCAATAGCGAGATTCAGCGGCGGGGAGAAGAAGCAGAAGTCGCCGAGGGTGCAGGACTCGCCGGCGAGGGTGATGACGTAAGCGAACCGTACGATGACAATAAGAAGGCCGAAGATGAGTAACCGTGTCAGAACGTTTCTGAGACAGCCAGGCTTCCCTGTAGCAGGCTCCATGGAAACAGATTGTGCACTTCTattcaagaaaataataattacgagaaaaaaaaatgaattaaatgaaAAGATGTTTGAATGTTTCTTCAATTTATCGGGAGCAGAAGCGCGCGGAGGTGTGGTTAGCGCCGATGAGAGAAGGTGAATTTGTGAGGGAAGGAATTGACAAGGAGAGAGGGGCAAAACGGGAATTCATGTCTCCGGTGGGTTTGTCTGAGTTCTATGAAACAGtgatgaagaagaaagagaaggagTTCATTAGGATTACTCGGTGGCTTTGTTgaagatgataaaaataagaggAACGCCGCGTGGACGTTAATGGTGACCGGAACAGCCGGTTGCTTCTACGCGGAAGGAACTGCGCAGACAAAGGAAATGTGAACATTGCCGTGGGTCCCttttgtgatttatttattatttagctttcattaaaaaattaatatagaatataatatatataattattgagCGGTTAGTTATgggttttataattttttctaaaacgATGTAATGACAAATTGTGTGATGTAAATTCCAGAAACCCTGAGTTGGGAGTTTGCTATGGAAAGCATTGAAAGTGTTTATTCCGCGTCACTACAGACAACTACATCTTATCCTATAAGTAAGTATATTAATGTTTGGTCAAAGCGtaacatttcttcattttttttaaagctgAAAAGACccttattctaatttttactttatattatttacaaCAAACAAGgtgaaactttaaatttaattggatctaataaaatttggtgtttattttaatattatatattttgcatTTGGATCTTCATTTACTGTCACCACCGTGTTCAGTGTTCCATCTTCCATGGCTGTCACGGCGATTTAAGCATTCAGCACATGCAAATTTCTCAAAAGCCGTTTAATTAAATGCATTAAAGAGAAGGTCGAAACTTCGTTTGTTAGCAATATAATCATAGTAGcacattattttaaattaaaaatgaaaaaattatggtttataaaatatacaacaaTTAATGTGATTAAAGCTGtaatttcatataatatttgtgaattaatttcttattcAATACTATTAATAGTTAGTaccttatatttattttcaatatggAGACGCCTATGTCAACTAATAAACTATATGATAATTTTCTGAAGAGAATAATTTTCACATGATGAATCTGACGATTCGACATAAGAATATTAGTTGCTCATCAGAAAATATTGAAGTCAAATTGTTGAGAAtggttaaaattattaaaaatacattgtagCTTTCtagaaagataataatattattcagATGATGAGAAATTTTCGATGAATCTGAAGATTTAAGAAAACACTctaaactaattaataattatcagAAAATATAGAAGTCAAATAAGTAGCAGCATGTCCACGTGAGATACTCACGTGAGTTAGCTTCCGAGGAAAAGAAAgaagttaaaaaatgaaaataactctatcaattaattttgtatatttttaataaagaaataggAGACCGAATAAATAAGCACATTTATGTATATCTTCTTTATTTCGAAAGAATTGCTGGTTCATTGAGCCAattaaaaaacctaaaaaataaaacttagcTAACAAGTATATATCTAATAAATAttccattataattttttttaagtgaatcaccataaatgttaattaatacTTCTTAGAGGAGGTTTGAATAAAATGATCAATTCATTTATAtagataatttaaaacattttactatataatatttctttgtataaaaatttaaaataaatttaaattttacaatttcataagagtaattaaattatttaaagttaaagaatttcaaaatttccaCAAATAGTAAACTTTAAATTCTCCATATTATTGTTTTTGAATCTTACTTTAGCTTGATTTTAGTGGTGACATTATCAGTTTGATTTGTGACTAAGACATTATTAACTTGTTTTGAtgtcataaaatattaacattttttcaaaaatgttggtgaagatgtttttttttttttactaaaatagaATGTGTTTAGTTTTTTACCAACATtagtgttattttataattaatcttAAGTCAAAGTTATTTACCAACCAATTTTTGTTGAGATTTTCTTGGTCAATGATTTTCATTGGATGTCAAAcacactttttcaaaatttatatcaacTTAGGTAATTTTTAGTTGATATCAATTATAGTTTCTTCTTGTTAAGAGTGTTAAAATTGGTTCAAATTCATGAGTCAATGTGACTTTCCAGACTCTTGTTCCGTTAGTCTTACCGTCGTAAACCCTCCATCTCTTTCATTCTTGCTTTTACTTTCGAGAGGTGAATCACACAACATAGcctaatttatttcataatcttAACATCATAGTTTATTCATCTTTGgataatggttttttttttcttttattttgataataaatgCAGAAAGAACAGACTATTCAGTCTTCACCTCTTTGCccttatattattaaattaatttgtacaataacttaaattcaaataatgttTATTGATGATATAAATGAACAGAGGGAGTTTATTCCAAAATCTTATTGGATGTTGCTTCAGTTTTTCGGTATCACTCATCATTCATGTATAAGTTTCCTTTTGCTTTTATATTTTGCTTTTATATGTATACATGTGTTGAGAATCAAATTATGAGTTAagtttcacattaaataaaaataagataattgaGCATTATATAAGGATGAAAATCCATAAAtctattgtcttaaggttttggattgaaaGTGTTGTCAATCCATGTATCAAAAGTCACAACCGGATAATGAGTCAGGTAAGCGAATCCCAACAACATGTTCCATTTATGATATGTGTTTTTTTGCTTTTATATCTATAAGAATAAATGATGATCACCTATAATTCAGTTATGAAATCATTTGACGATTTCGTTTCTTTTATCCAAACCTTTCTATTTTATAGCTAGCTGCAATGCATTTTATTGATCACTATGTAATTCTATTATCATAGGTAATGTAAAAGGTATCactttaaaatcatatataaaactTCTATTAAATGTTATTAGATAATCATGTTGTTAACAGGTAAAATGaaactttgaaaattttattaccTTTTTGtctatgaaaatttatttaattgtattaatgCATTGATTATTTTGGATACTTAAGACTTTATACATCCTAAATTTGGTAAGCCAAATagtttgattcaatttaatgaCAATTCTagcttaaattttatttgttaagatATCATTAATCAACAtgtaatattgttattaaaaaaaataatcaaaatgcTTTAAAGCATTTAGGTAGTGTATATAATCTTTTGGGTGACAAGGAATATGCCATTTTAATTTGTAGTTAAGCTCCTGAAACACAACAATTAAATTGAATGTGCTCATTCACTTCTTTGAATGGTGTGAC
Coding sequences:
- the LOC114166918 gene encoding uncharacterized protein LOC114166918 gives rise to the protein MEPATGKPGCLRNVLTRLLIFGLLIVIVRFAYVITLAGESCTLGDFCFFSPPLNLAIAGTRSGALAVRSASGGAAAPERYASKDWISGVRFYSSVFQDLIAGGFLSPAAKSLCLETPTGRDVLALREIGVTDAIGISKKASPPLVKAGDARRIPFANGTFDFVFAGDGALERSPRPAEFAAEIARTLKPEGFAAFHVKANDTYSFNSFVDLFNFCCNVVKINEVIGFDSSMSRVRELVVKKERYGVGSDSNSNSNSNSNGKCSVPEYKKKLVRNAEALIEEEPLKPWITLKRNVKNIRYLSSMVDISFKDRYAYVDVGARSYGSSIGSWFRKQYPKQNKTFHVYAIEADKTFHQEYGLKKGVTLLPYAAWVRNESLVFEINRGPGEKDQGKGRGMGRIQPLQSSSGFDGGEVERIPGFDFADWLKNTFSKNDFVVMKMDVEGTEFDLIPRLFETGAICLVDEIFLECHYNRWQRCCPGQRSPKYERTYDQCLQLFTSLRQSGVLVHQWF